In a single window of the Elaeis guineensis isolate ETL-2024a chromosome 4, EG11, whole genome shotgun sequence genome:
- the LOC105060851 gene encoding aspartic proteinase CDR1-like, protein MASSSFTLSFLLSLILLLLLPLLASAKQGFSVELIHRDSPKSPLYDPSKTLPEQLREAARRSIARADHLRRVFSDDTYHSRLFPNPIGDYLIEVNVGTPAHKIFAVIDTGSDLTWVNCNPCIGCHPTFEPKSSSTYHRFSCGDNACADFPIHSCGKGHTTCDYTLPYADGSYTSGFLATETFTFDTTPGYEVPILNVVFGCSHFTQMTVATDTVALVGLGRGDDSLASQLGTIVGKKFSYCLVPPFRDAGSSHISFGANAVVSAPNAVSMPLINGPIPSFYYVPLRSLTLNGQSIPVNSRHVMLDTGAALTMLDSDLVQSLEAGVKNIMKLPTVQRPELSLCFDIRSNRNVRYPIITFEFDGVSLTLDVGHVFMFLDANTACLAIISSGDADQPGVIGNRAQVNFHVGYDLDNRKISIAGVNCAYF, encoded by the coding sequence ATGGCATCCTCTTCTTTCactctctccttcctcctctctctcatcctcctccttctcctccctCTCCTTGCCTCGGCCAAGCAAGGCTTTAGCGTGGAGCTCATCCACCGTGACTCTCCAAAGTCCCCACTCTACGACCCTTCGAAAACTCTCCCTGAGCAGCTCCGCGAGGCCGCCCGCCGCTCTATCGCCCGCGCCGACCACCTTCGCCGTGTCTTCTCCGATGACACTTACCACTCCCGGCTCTTCCCCAACCCCATCGGGGACTACCTGATAGAAGTCAACGTCGGCACGCCGGCCCATAAGATCTTCGCCGTGATTGACACCGGCAGCGACCTAACCTGGGTCAACTGCAACCCCTGCATAGGCTGCCACCCAACCTTCGAGCCTAAAAGCTCTTCCACGTACCACCGCTTCTCATGCGGGGACAACGCCTGCGCCGATTTCCCCATTCACAGCTGCGGGAAAGGCCACACCACGTGCGACTACACGCTTCCGTATGCGGATGGATCGTACACTTCTGGCTTTCTTGCAACCGAAACCTTCACCTTCGACACCACCCCTGGCTATGAAGTCCCCATCCTCAACGTGGTATTCGGATGCTCGCACTTTACCCAAATGACCGTCGCCACGGACACCGTCGCGCTTGTCGGCCTCGGCCGCGGAGATGACTCATTAGCATCCCAGCTGGGCACCATCGTGGGTAAGAAATTCTCCTACTGCTTGGTTCCTCCCTTCAGAGATGCAGGCTCGAGCCACATAAGCTTCGGTGCCAATGCGGTAGTCTCCGCCCCGAATGCCGTGTCCATGCCTCTTATCAACGGTCCAATACCCAGCTTCTACTATGTTCCTCTCAGAAGCCTTACCCTTAATGGCCAGAGCATCCCCGTGAATAGCAGGCATGTTATGCTCGACACGGGCGCGGCACTCACGATGCTCGATTCGGACCTGGTGCAATCATTGGAGGCTGGGGTGAAGAATATCATGAAGCTCCCGACGGTCCAACGTCCCGAGTTAAGTCTATGCTTCGATATCAGAAGCAATCGCAATGTACGTTACCCGATTATCACGTTCGAATTCGATGGGGTATCTCTGACGTTGGACGTCGGCCACGTGTTCATGTTTTTGGACGCGAATACTGCGTGCCTGGCTATCATCTCAAGCGGCGATGCCGACCAACCTGGGGTCATTGGCAACCGTGCTCAGGTCAACTTTCACGTCGGCTATGATCTTGACAACCGGAAGATCTCCATTGCTGGCGTTAATTGCGCCTACTTTTGA